Within the Streptomyces sp. YIM 121038 genome, the region ATGCTGTGGCCAAGGAGAAGGGCGCTGCGGCCGGGGAGAAGAGCGAGTAGACGAGTAGGGGGAGAGGGGCGCGTCCGGTGCGCGCCGGTGCCACCCCGTAGGTGGGTGCCGCGCCATCGGGTCGCGGTGTCACCGTGGTGCTGTCACCGCGCGTAGCCGTCGCCAGACGGGCGGCATCATCAGACGGGGGGCGTCACCAGACGGGCGGCGTCACCGTGGGCGGGGTCACCGTGGGCGGAGCCGCCGCGCGAGCGGCTTCACAGGGTCGCTCGGAGCCCGCGCGTCCCGGAGGCCAGCCCCGGGGCCACCTGGATGCCCGCGCCGCTCTCCCGGGGGCTCAGCCCGCCCTGGGCGGCACCTAGGCACGCTCTGCCACCCTGTGAAGGGGGCAGGACAGCTCTGAAGCACCAGGGAGCAGCCCCGAGCACACGGCACAGAGCAGGGCCCCGGAACCGGCGCAGTGGGTTCCGGGGCCCGGTCGGGGGCACAGGGCTCACACCCGGCGCAGGACCGCCACCACCTTGCCGAGGATCGTCGCCTCGTCGCCGGGGATCGGCTGGTACGCGGCGTTGTGGGGCAGCAGCCAGACGTGTCCGTCCTCGCGCTTGAAGCGCTTCACCGTGGCTTCGCCGTCGAGCATGGCGGCGACGATGTCGCCGTTCTCCGCGACGGGCTGGCGGCGGACCGTCACCCAGTCGCCGTCGCAGATCGCGGCCTCGATCATGGAGTCGCCGACGACCTTCAGGACGAACAGCTCACCGTCGCCGACGAGCTGCCGGGGGAGGGGGAACACGTCCTCGACGGACTCCTCGGCGAGGATGGGACCACCCGCGGCGATGCGGCCGACGAGGGGGACGTACGAGGCGGCGGGCTTGCCCGTCGTGTCGGTGGCCTGGGTGC harbors:
- the lexA gene encoding transcriptional repressor LexA; protein product: MTTTADSATITAQDRSRSRFEPVHAMNDAATNQEGPKPTRSLPGRPPGIRADSSGLTDRQRRVIEVIRDSVQRRGYPPSMREIGQAVGLSSTSSVAHQLMALERKGFLRRDPHRPRAYEVRGSDQPSTQATDTTGKPAASYVPLVGRIAAGGPILAEESVEDVFPLPRQLVGDGELFVLKVVGDSMIEAAICDGDWVTVRRQPVAENGDIVAAMLDGEATVKRFKREDGHVWLLPHNAAYQPIPGDEATILGKVVAVLRRV